The Budorcas taxicolor isolate Tak-1 chromosome 16, Takin1.1, whole genome shotgun sequence genome includes the window TTATGGAGCCCTTTGCAGCTTGCTAATCTTGTTCCTACCTAGGAGCTTAGTGAAGTCAGAGATATCGTGGGTCCACATTTCCTTCTGCacttgagaaaactgaggctcagaaagatgtGGCCAGTCCACAGGAAAAGAAACACAGCCCACGAGGAATAAAGAAGGAAGCCTGATTCATTTGGGCTTCATCTCCATCCCAGGGTTACATAAGCCTTCACCCATGGGAAGTCATGGGGAATCCTTTGAGACCCACCAGAGTTTTCACCTACTGCTTTGCCAGCTCCTCCTAGTTTGTTCCCACCTGCTGAGGCCTTGATTCAAGATTGAAAGAATGTTTAATTCTGAGTTGGGAAAGAACGGTTAATGCATCCTGTGACACGTACTCCTTAAAGGACCATCCAGATGCAAGCAGAATGAAGGAGCTTGACAAGGCCgtctggggagagaggagagtgcTGGACTGGGACAGGACACCTCTGTGTGATCTTGACCTTGAAAGCAATCCATACAGCAGCCTCCCCTGACTCCTACCctatcagtttccttatttgcacAATGAGGAGGTAGGACAAAGGAGATTTAAAGCTCCTTCTCTCAAGGATTCTTTGGCTGGAAACCCAAGAAGTGGTGGGCTGCAGGggaagcctcgaggtacagcctcccCGACTCTCCATGGAAGATGGAGGTAACATTTTGCTCCTAGTGGTTCTTAAACAAAATGGGCATATTTCTTCATGCTTCAAGTGACCAAAGGAATCAAACAAGTCCTTCATCAAAGCTCTTAAGAACATCTAGGATTCCATCTGCCCCTGGGAGGCCAGGATTCGTGATTTTCTGGAGCTGGAACCTTGTACCTCCCCCCCAGGGGCCAGCTCAGCATGGCCCTCCCTGGGTCCCCCTGTGGCCTCTGAGGTTGCACAGATTAGATAGACTGAAGGGTCTGGGCAAGCAGCATGTATTTGCAAGGTTGGCTTTTATGCTGACCTCCAACCTGGAGACATCTGTCCTTTCTGTTCCCCAAGCAAGCGCAGGATAACATCACGAGTGTCCGGCTGCTGCGGAAAGAGGTTCTGCAGAACGTCTCGGTAATCAGAGGCGGGGGAAGGGTGCTGTCTCCTCTGGGTGGCTGGTCTCCTGCGGGTGAGGCTGTGGGGTGCTCCAGGGGAGGCTTATAGAAGACTTCACTTCTGTCCCGGGCTGAGCCTGCACAAGTCAGGGCTGAGTGGTGAGCCGGAGGAGGAACATCCAGGGTATGCGAATACAGTCCCTGAGGAGAGGGCAGGGACTGAGGCTTGTAAACATCTGTTTCCATTTAGCCAGTCTCCATCAATCTGGATTTCTCTTCTGCTCTCATTGGCCCAGAGCCATCTGCTTGGGCCTCTTCCATGCCCCCACTTTCTTCTCACCCATCTACGCAGTGAGCACAAACCACCAAGCTCTGACCCCTGAGGGACGCCGAGCTCCCCTCTGTGGCGCCTCGGGGGCCCAGGGTGCAATTCCAACATTCACAGACACTAGTTGtctctctcttcatttctccttCTAAACCTTTTCCCTGCCAAAGCTCAGCTAACCAAGAGGTGGTGCTTTTCAAGGCCCATCACTGCCCAGAGCTATTAGAGAGGCCATGggctggagaagaaagaaatctaaCCACATGGGAGGTGGGAGTCTTGGGCGCCAGGCCTGGGCCTGCCACTGACTGGCTGTGGGACCCCAGATGAGCCCTTCATTTCTAGGCCTCTGGGTCCTCTGGTCAAACAAAGATGTCCGAAGGCCCTTTAAAACCCAGCGCTTCAGAGCCCCATctcctggaggagccctgcctcCACTGTGCTTATCCTGCCTTGTGCGCCACATAGGTGGTTCATTGGGGTCAGAGTGGGCAGAGGCCTGGGCTTGGCAGTGACCCTGCCACCCACCAGGAGACTGAGAGCTGCCACCTCCTCCACGCCCTGCTGAGGTTCTACGTGAACACCGTCTTCAAAAACTACCATGACAAGGCTGTTGAATTCGGGATCCTGAAGTCATTCTCTACTCTGGCCAACAACTTCTTTGTCATCGTGTCAAAACTGCATGCCAGTGTGAGTAGAACAAAGCTGGGACGGAGGTCCACAGGAGATGCTGTGTTTTCAGAAGACTCGTCTTCCCTTATCTGGCCCTGGCTTTCATTCCGTGATGCGGAGCGGCAGGTGTCATGGAACAAGGCACAGGCTCTGGACACGGGCAGTGCTGGGTTAAGGCCAGGTCTGTGTCTAACAGACTGGGTGTCCATTTGCAAAGTggtcaatctctctctctttttttttttcaaataatcaaTCATATTTATTTGAAATGCCTTTGAGAGAGAAATTGGgagaccaaaacaaaacaaaacaaaacaaaaacaaaacccccaaagtgGTCAATCGCTTTGGGCTttggttttcttatctataaagtgCTGATAATCACCCCTATCTGGCAAGACTACTGTGAGTATGAAATGAGGCAGTCTCTGCTGCACGGTGGGAGGTCAGCATTGGCTCCCTtgggatgtgagatttggagctGCCCTCTTAGGCCTTAGGAGTCCCTCTGGCATTACTAGGAAAGAGTGGGAGAAAGCACCTCTGCTCTTACCTGACACTTGGcacaattttccttttctgttatcCAGCATGAAAAGATGTTTTCTACCCGTGAGAGTGCACGCAGGCGATTTTTGCTGTTCTACCGAGCATTTAAACAGGTAATCAAGGCCGGGAACTGAGAGTTGCCCGTCTGAACTGTCGCACGAGGGTGCCTTGGGGACCTGATGGAGAATTCAATGTAGGGGACTCCATCCAGCTTGCCCCTAAACCACCTGACTTAGCAGGAGCACAGCCATACTAGAGCTGCACTAGTTACCATATACTTTGCGTAAACACTGCAAATGACATGGCCAATTTTTCtgccagttttcaagttaaaacgCTATTCTATTTCCCTACAAGATGATTTCACTACCAAGGACATTCCAAAATGAGAGCTTTATGGGTACCTGAGGTGGGCAATTGGTGAGTCAAAAGtgagggagaaagaagggagaatcCCCAACCCAACACACATCTGCAGTATTTTCCAAGATGGTCAAAGGGTCGAGTTTGTGCAAAAGGATTATGGGAATTATGTTGTCTTTTcctaaattaagaaaacaaagaaaatgtcagtttcatccccagctccctccccaagACAATCcaattttgatcattttt containing:
- the IL24 gene encoding interleukin-24 is translated as MAALPRLSLMLLLWSPGPWVRGQEFQFGPCQVDGIVLQKLWQAFWAMKDIVQAQDNITSVRLLRKEVLQNVSETESCHLLHALLRFYVNTVFKNYHDKAVEFGILKSFSTLANNFFVIVSKLHASHEKMFSTRESARRRFLLFYRAFKQLDREAAVTKAFGEMDILLSWMEKFNQL